The Nitrospirota bacterium genome window below encodes:
- a CDS encoding diguanylate cyclase has product MGNTVQKILPGRGDKKRQNFRIRIFFPLVLLFLTYLGLLLEFPLKKTIPWFLLSLATIAFYALLHIFGKERKQAVEFLFALALPVAGMEQLFSMFWLKMTYFPFMTALTAFYRQRTVLSLLALLPFLEIRNLAKGSSLYEQIVFFLFLTVTVSVSLLIRKRMIQDDTDESVFDERKASGNDVHGTATKTFDDEKIVTDYLETMFRPDEEIREMLAAAKNTVVADSVSLFLRSGERLRLRCSTDDSGGIIPSDRGLIHVCLAEKKALVFADILEKKLDIGYLKKEPVSSLVAVPVIDSDFPLGVIAADSVRFHAFSSADSDILQMFARQIMRVLQRERVYPQIHRSHEKLKVLNEESSRLLSSLDIGVIAQNLIDGAARIAPSAAAFFAAKGGEFELLSQRGLHPGEKKTFSLKGTLLDMAVKNRQCVHLSDVRECRSPIMPLKTGEAGSVLAMPLLYEKELQGILVLVAEKTNAFTPYQIELLGVLGNQASTSIANARFHAKIEKLALTDGLTGLFNHRHFQERLSLEFSRLQRFSEPLSLLLIDIDYFKKINDAYGHPVGDAVLRGVGAKIRKTIRNIDIPARYGGEEFAVILLGTDRRGAMNMAERLRKTVMNTKFTAEKESFAVTVSIGIATYPDGIGRKEEFIERADKALYQAKKNGRNQSIIWSDVSVHS; this is encoded by the coding sequence GTGGGAAATACTGTACAAAAAATTCTACCGGGAAGAGGAGATAAAAAGAGGCAGAACTTCCGGATAAGGATTTTTTTCCCTCTTGTCCTTCTTTTCCTGACCTATCTCGGACTGCTTCTGGAATTTCCTCTCAAAAAAACAATTCCGTGGTTTCTCCTCAGTCTTGCAACAATTGCGTTCTATGCACTCCTTCATATTTTCGGAAAGGAGAGAAAGCAGGCCGTGGAATTTCTTTTCGCGCTTGCGTTGCCTGTCGCGGGCATGGAGCAGCTGTTTTCTATGTTCTGGCTGAAAATGACCTATTTCCCCTTCATGACAGCGCTGACAGCATTCTACAGGCAGAGAACCGTCCTTTCATTGCTGGCGCTTCTCCCTTTTCTCGAAATACGGAATCTTGCAAAAGGATCGTCCCTTTATGAACAAATAGTATTTTTCCTGTTTCTTACCGTGACGGTCAGCGTATCCCTTTTGATCAGAAAGAGAATGATCCAGGATGACACGGACGAATCTGTCTTTGATGAGAGAAAGGCGTCCGGCAATGATGTCCACGGCACAGCAACGAAGACGTTCGATGACGAAAAAATCGTTACTGATTACCTTGAGACGATGTTCAGGCCTGATGAAGAAATCAGAGAAATGCTTGCAGCGGCAAAAAACACTGTTGTGGCAGATTCTGTCAGTCTTTTCCTGCGTTCCGGAGAAAGGCTGCGGCTGAGATGTTCAACAGATGATTCAGGCGGAATCATCCCGTCGGACAGAGGCCTCATCCATGTGTGCCTTGCCGAAAAGAAAGCGCTGGTATTTGCGGACATCCTCGAAAAGAAACTCGATATCGGGTATCTCAAGAAGGAGCCGGTCTCCTCTCTGGTTGCAGTCCCCGTAATTGACAGCGATTTTCCCCTCGGCGTCATTGCCGCTGACAGTGTCCGGTTTCATGCATTCAGCAGCGCTGACAGTGATATCCTGCAGATGTTTGCAAGACAGATTATGAGGGTGCTTCAGCGTGAGCGCGTGTATCCTCAGATACACCGTTCCCACGAAAAACTGAAGGTGCTGAATGAAGAGAGTTCCAGGCTGCTGTCGTCACTTGATATAGGGGTGATTGCACAGAATCTGATTGACGGTGCAGCCAGGATTGCTCCCTCCGCAGCAGCTTTTTTTGCGGCAAAAGGCGGGGAATTCGAGTTGCTTTCCCAGCGGGGACTTCATCCCGGCGAGAAGAAAACATTCAGTCTGAAAGGGACCTTGCTTGACATGGCAGTGAAAAACAGGCAGTGCGTGCATCTCTCCGATGTCAGAGAGTGCCGGTCTCCGATAATGCCGCTGAAAACTGGTGAGGCGGGATCTGTGCTTGCGATGCCGCTGCTTTACGAAAAAGAACTTCAGGGAATCCTGGTGCTTGTTGCAGAGAAAACCAATGCATTCACCCCTTACCAAATCGAGCTGCTCGGTGTGCTTGGAAATCAGGCATCGACCTCGATTGCAAATGCACGATTCCATGCAAAAATCGAGAAACTGGCGTTAACGGACGGCCTGACAGGACTCTTCAACCACAGGCATTTTCAGGAGAGATTGTCACTGGAATTCAGTCGCCTCCAGAGATTTTCTGAGCCGCTTTCTCTTCTCCTTATTGATATAGACTATTTCAAGAAGATCAACGATGCCTATGGGCATCCTGTAGGAGATGCGGTGCTGAGGGGAGTCGGCGCAAAAATCAGGAAGACGATACGAAATATCGATATCCCTGCCCGATACGGAGGAGAGGAGTTTGCGGTGATCCTTCTGGGTACTGACAGACGGGGAGCGATGAACATGGCGGAAAGGCTGCGGAAGACGGTTATGAATACGAAATTCACCGCAGAGAAAGAATCATTTGCGGTGACCGTGAGCATCGGCATAGCAACCTATCCGGACGGTATCGGAAGAAAGGAGGAATTCATTGAAAGGGCTGACAAGGCATTATATCAGGCAAAGAAAAATGGACGAAACCAGAGCATCATCTGGAGCGATGTCAGTGTCCATTCATAA
- a CDS encoding DUF507 family protein, whose translation MMLSADKISHISHILLKGLLERTLIGPVEDEGKVRTEIKRVITAELKIGEEIDAASRMKLQSFSKKIVEGSPEWEILYKKFYREEEIKRGRTSG comes from the coding sequence ATGATGCTTTCTGCCGACAAGATATCGCATATCAGTCATATCCTTCTCAAAGGCCTTCTCGAACGCACACTTATCGGGCCTGTTGAAGATGAGGGAAAAGTCCGCACCGAGATCAAGAGGGTTATTACCGCTGAACTGAAAATCGGTGAGGAAATTGATGCTGCCAGCAGAATGAAACTTCAGTCGTTTTCAAAAAAAATTGTTGAGGGAAGTCCCGAGTGGGAAATACTGTACAAAAAATTCTACCGGGAAGAGGAGATAAAAAGAGGCAGAACTTCCGGATAA
- a CDS encoding DUF507 family protein: MRIPKTWVPLLTKKIVDTIIAKGLISPAVPAEKLLSESEQILLEELAVEDRLNDEVREILKSHAQEIEKGRLDYRKLFELTKQKLIRERNLVL, from the coding sequence ATGAGGATCCCAAAGACCTGGGTTCCTCTCCTTACAAAAAAAATAGTTGATACGATCATTGCCAAGGGCCTCATCAGTCCTGCTGTGCCTGCAGAAAAGCTGCTCTCGGAGTCCGAACAGATCCTCCTTGAGGAACTTGCCGTCGAGGACAGGCTCAATGATGAAGTGCGGGAGATACTCAAGAGCCACGCGCAGGAGATCGAGAAAGGCCGCCTTGATTACCGGAAACTCTTCGAACTTACCAAACAGAAGCTGATTAGGGAGAGGAACCTGGTATTATGA
- the rpsR gene encoding 30S ribosomal protein S18: protein MQQKRFQRRKFCRFCSEKIEFIDYKNIKTLKNYLTERGKILPRRMTGNCAKHQRELSESIKRARSIALLAFAEK from the coding sequence TTGCAACAGAAACGATTCCAGAGAAGAAAGTTTTGCAGATTTTGTTCAGAAAAGATTGAGTTTATCGATTATAAGAACATCAAGACCCTCAAGAATTATCTCACCGAGAGGGGAAAAATCCTCCCCAGAAGGATGACGGGCAACTGCGCCAAACACCAGAGAGAGCTCTCAGAATCTATCAAGCGGGCAAGGAGTATCGCGCTTCTTGCCTTTGCGGAAAAGTAG
- the ssb gene encoding single-stranded DNA-binding protein: MYNKVILIGNLTKDPELRYTPQGTPVASFRLAVNYKYKQSDDMKQETMFIDNIVFGKQAESCSKYLNKGSSVLVEGRLQERRWEANGQQKSKFEVIASSVRFLSRRGGQDASMGGDSDMIPPEEVTDLEPF, translated from the coding sequence GTGTACAACAAGGTAATCCTTATAGGGAACCTGACAAAAGACCCGGAATTGCGGTATACACCGCAGGGAACGCCTGTGGCCTCATTCAGGCTCGCAGTAAACTACAAATACAAGCAGTCTGATGACATGAAACAGGAAACGATGTTCATTGACAATATCGTTTTCGGTAAACAGGCCGAGTCATGCAGCAAATATCTCAATAAGGGAAGTTCCGTGCTCGTGGAAGGCAGGCTTCAGGAAAGAAGATGGGAAGCGAACGGACAGCAGAAGAGCAAGTTCGAAGTGATAGCCTCGTCCGTAAGGTTTCTTTCCAGAAGAGGCGGGCAGGATGCCTCTATGGGAGGAGACAGCGATATGATTCCTCCTGAAGAGGTTACTGATCTGGAGCCTTTTTGA
- the rpsF gene encoding 30S ribosomal protein S6, which translates to MNIYENMVILNAAISDEEADAAITKIKDLIASQGGEVLKVDVWGRRKLAYEINKQKKGLYALLFFKTPPATIKKLEDFYKVFDTVVKYMILKLGTKQVQSLERIEPASEPAQEQKGEA; encoded by the coding sequence ATGAATATATATGAAAATATGGTAATCCTGAATGCAGCTATTTCTGACGAAGAGGCGGATGCTGCCATTACAAAGATCAAGGATCTCATTGCCAGCCAGGGCGGAGAGGTTCTGAAAGTCGATGTTTGGGGGAGAAGGAAACTGGCATATGAAATAAACAAGCAGAAAAAGGGATTATATGCGCTCCTGTTTTTCAAGACGCCGCCTGCAACCATCAAAAAACTTGAGGATTTTTACAAAGTCTTTGATACTGTTGTCAAATATATGATCCTGAAACTTGGCACCAAGCAGGTTCAGAGTCTCGAAAGAATTGAACCGGCATCAGAACCGGCACAGGAACAAAAAGGGGAAGCATAG
- a CDS encoding Ppx/GppA phosphatase family protein — protein MLLFASIDVGSNTIRLLIGRIEGNRVIDVYADRKTTRLGNKVEQTGKLQQKNMDASLQVLRDFASAIRRHGVIHTRAVATSALREASNSAHFIEWVLDATGIPIEVIPGEKEAQFTLKGILSSIPGFEISPHEPEHNPTLIIDIGGGSSEWILYINKNHVQMGSLPVGVIKLAQKFLQTDPVSDSDMKALASGITPSLAGLRERVGHHISPRTRLIGTAGTFTTIASIDLGLESYARQKVHLHTMPLARLKDMQKSLIVLPLEKRKKVRGLEPDRADLIIPGIQFTISIMESFGFQHITISDHGLLEGVILDTRDGIGKSISETGKP, from the coding sequence ATGCTCCTGTTTGCGTCCATCGATGTGGGGTCCAACACTATCCGTCTGCTGATCGGCAGAATTGAAGGCAACAGGGTCATTGATGTTTACGCGGACAGAAAAACGACACGATTGGGCAACAAAGTCGAGCAGACGGGGAAACTGCAGCAGAAGAATATGGACGCCTCCCTGCAGGTGCTCAGGGACTTCGCGTCTGCCATACGGCGTCACGGAGTTATACATACCCGGGCAGTCGCAACAAGCGCGCTCCGTGAGGCTTCGAACTCGGCGCATTTTATCGAATGGGTTCTGGATGCTACAGGGATACCCATCGAGGTGATCCCCGGGGAAAAGGAGGCACAGTTTACCCTCAAGGGTATCCTTTCATCCATCCCGGGTTTTGAAATCTCTCCGCATGAGCCGGAACACAACCCGACACTGATCATCGACATCGGAGGCGGCAGCTCGGAATGGATTCTGTATATCAATAAAAATCATGTGCAGATGGGAAGCCTTCCGGTCGGGGTCATTAAGCTCGCGCAGAAATTCCTTCAGACAGACCCGGTCTCTGATTCCGACATGAAGGCACTTGCCAGCGGAATCACACCGTCCTTAGCCGGTCTCAGGGAAAGGGTCGGGCATCATATCAGCCCGCGCACCCGGTTGATCGGCACTGCCGGAACTTTTACGACTATTGCCTCCATTGACCTCGGCCTCGAAAGCTATGCAAGGCAGAAGGTACATCTGCATACCATGCCTCTGGCAAGGTTAAAGGATATGCAGAAGAGTCTCATCGTGCTTCCGCTGGAAAAAAGAAAAAAGGTAAGAGGCCTTGAGCCCGACCGCGCGGACTTGATTATACCGGGTATACAATTTACAATTAGTATCATGGAATCTTTCGGTTTTCAGCACATCACCATAAGTGATCACGGCCTTCTCGAAGGCGTGATTCTGGATACAAGGGACGGCATTGGAAAAAGTATTTCAGAGACCGGCAAGCCTTAA
- a CDS encoding thiamine pyrophosphate-dependent enzyme — protein sequence MEKVFQRPASLKNKPFRHCPGCGHSLIHRLIAEAIDALGIREKVIGIAPVGCAVFAYDYFDFDMLEVAHGRPPAAATGLKRILPDRVIFSYQGDGDLAAIGTAETIHAANRGENISVFFVNNATYGMTGGQMAPTTLLGQKTTTTPSGKRREDGYPLKVAEILAAVEGTSLIIRTSVDSHKNLLATKNAIEKAFIYQIEEKGFSLIEILSPCPVDWELSPPNSLKWIREEMIPVYPLGTFKDRFREAG from the coding sequence TTGGAAAAAGTATTTCAGAGACCGGCAAGCCTTAAGAACAAGCCTTTCAGGCACTGCCCCGGATGCGGGCATAGTCTTATCCACAGGCTGATTGCAGAAGCCATAGATGCATTGGGCATAAGGGAAAAAGTAATCGGCATCGCCCCGGTAGGATGCGCCGTTTTTGCCTACGATTATTTCGACTTTGACATGCTGGAAGTCGCTCACGGAAGACCGCCTGCGGCAGCAACAGGCCTCAAGCGAATCCTTCCCGACAGGGTAATCTTTTCTTATCAGGGTGATGGTGATCTTGCCGCGATCGGAACTGCCGAGACAATCCATGCCGCCAACAGGGGAGAAAACATTTCCGTGTTCTTTGTGAATAATGCGACATATGGCATGACCGGAGGTCAGATGGCACCGACCACGCTCCTCGGCCAGAAGACAACCACAACACCATCTGGAAAGAGACGGGAGGACGGATATCCTCTGAAGGTAGCAGAAATCCTTGCGGCAGTTGAGGGGACCTCACTGATTATCAGAACATCTGTTGATTCCCACAAAAATTTGCTTGCCACCAAAAATGCTATCGAAAAGGCATTTATTTACCAGATCGAAGAAAAGGGTTTCAGCCTGATCGAGATTCTCTCGCCATGTCCGGTAGACTGGGAGCTTTCTCCCCCGAACTCACTTAAATGGATACGCGAGGAGATGATTCCGGTCTATCCCCTTGGCACGTTCAAAGACAGATTCAGGGAGGCAGGGTAA
- a CDS encoding 2-oxoacid:acceptor oxidoreductase family protein — protein sequence MLFFGKILAYAGMLEGREVTWFPSYGAEVRGGTANCTIIISDELIGSPVIATPDILIVMSDASLLKFMPKLRKGGLFLYDSSMIRETDLRTDIDIMAVPAAEIASKAGNTKSTNMVLLGTLIAKTGLFSSASIMKALNKSMQNNTRQSIKINKEAIGEGIRFFEDKKSKDS from the coding sequence ATACTCTTTTTCGGAAAAATTCTGGCATATGCCGGCATGCTGGAAGGCAGGGAGGTGACCTGGTTCCCTTCATACGGGGCAGAGGTCAGGGGCGGCACCGCAAACTGTACCATTATCATTTCGGATGAGCTTATAGGCTCTCCTGTCATTGCTACCCCTGACATCCTGATTGTAATGAGTGACGCGTCACTGCTCAAATTCATGCCGAAACTCCGGAAAGGCGGTCTTTTTCTGTATGATTCGTCGATGATCAGGGAAACGGATCTAAGGACTGACATCGATATCATGGCGGTTCCGGCTGCCGAAATAGCAAGCAAGGCAGGCAACACGAAATCAACCAACATGGTACTTCTCGGCACATTGATTGCAAAAACCGGCCTGTTCAGCTCAGCATCTATTATGAAGGCCCTCAATAAATCAATGCAGAACAACACCAGACAAAGCATAAAAATCAATAAGGAAGCGATCGGGGAAGGAATAAGGTTTTTTGAAGATAAGAAAAGCAAAGATAGCTGA
- a CDS encoding N-acetyltransferase has translation MKIRKAKIADLNQVHRLINDFARREQMIPRSLNELYETVRDFVICEVDGKVCGVCSLHIMWEDLAEIRSLAVDNKHQKKGIGRNLVKQCIKEAKSLGIKKIFALTYHPDFFRKLGFDDIDKARLPQKIWGDCLRCHKFPECDENAVILYL, from the coding sequence TTGAAGATAAGAAAAGCAAAGATAGCTGACCTCAACCAGGTACACAGGCTGATCAACGATTTTGCCCGGCGCGAGCAGATGATCCCCAGGTCCCTCAATGAGCTGTATGAAACGGTGAGGGATTTCGTTATCTGCGAGGTTGACGGAAAAGTATGCGGGGTCTGTTCACTTCACATTATGTGGGAAGACCTTGCAGAGATCCGCTCACTTGCTGTCGACAACAAACATCAGAAAAAAGGCATCGGCAGAAATCTCGTGAAACAATGCATTAAGGAAGCAAAGTCACTGGGGATAAAGAAGATCTTCGCGCTGACCTATCACCCGGACTTTTTCAGAAAGCTGGGCTTTGACGATATTGATAAGGCACGCCTCCCGCAGAAAATATGGGGAGACTGCCTGCGCTGTCATAAGTTCCCGGAATGTGACGAAAACGCCGTCATCCTTTACCTGTAA
- the rd gene encoding rubredoxin, which produces MSKYKCTVCGYIYDPENGDPDGGIKPGTPFEQLPDDWKCPVCGAAKDAFEKVE; this is translated from the coding sequence ATGAGTAAATACAAGTGTACGGTATGCGGATATATCTATGATCCCGAGAATGGAGATCCTGATGGCGGGATAAAGCCGGGAACACCCTTCGAGCAACTCCCTGACGACTGGAAGTGTCCTGTATGCGGAGCTGCCAAGGATGCGTTCGAAAAGGTTGAGTAA
- the hisI gene encoding phosphoribosyl-AMP cyclohydrolase: MIADLKYDEKGLIPAIVQDVNNGEVLMLAYMNSKSLEMTFETGYTHFWSRSRQKYWKKGETSGHVQEVKEILYDCDADTLLVKVVQHGPGACHTGNRTCFFRNITRGERNE; this comes from the coding sequence ATGATAGCCGACCTGAAATATGATGAAAAGGGATTAATCCCCGCTATTGTCCAGGATGTGAACAATGGAGAAGTTCTGATGCTGGCGTATATGAACAGCAAATCCCTTGAGATGACCTTCGAAACCGGGTATACGCATTTCTGGTCCCGTTCCAGGCAAAAATATTGGAAAAAGGGGGAGACATCGGGCCATGTTCAGGAGGTCAAGGAAATCCTCTACGATTGCGACGCCGATACGCTCCTGGTCAAAGTAGTCCAGCACGGTCCCGGCGCCTGCCATACGGGCAACAGGACGTGTTTTTTCAGAAATATCACGAGAGGGGAAAGAAATGAGTAA
- a CDS encoding adenosine-specific kinase has translation MDIKTVRLDIPEGCNIVFGQTHFIKTIEDLYEIMATSVPQARYGIAFAEASGPCLIRTEGNDEDLVTVSVRNLQETGAGHVFCILMRNAFPINVLNQIKNCPEVCRIFCATANPVEVIIAETSQGKGVLGVVDGFSPKGVERPEDKAHRKEFLRKIGYKL, from the coding sequence ATGGATATAAAGACAGTCAGGCTGGATATCCCCGAGGGGTGTAATATTGTTTTTGGTCAGACACATTTTATTAAGACAATCGAAGATCTTTATGAAATCATGGCGACTTCCGTCCCCCAGGCACGATACGGTATTGCGTTTGCCGAAGCTTCCGGTCCCTGTCTGATCAGAACCGAAGGCAATGATGAGGATCTTGTCACCGTTTCGGTCAGAAATCTCCAGGAAACAGGCGCAGGACATGTCTTTTGCATTCTCATGAGGAATGCATTTCCTATTAATGTGCTGAACCAGATAAAAAACTGCCCTGAAGTGTGCCGGATTTTCTGTGCAACTGCAAACCCGGTCGAAGTCATTATCGCAGAGACATCACAGGGCAAAGGCGTGCTCGGAGTGGTGGACGGTTTTTCTCCGAAAGGAGTGGAGAGACCTGAAGACAAGGCACACAGAAAAGAATTCCTGAGAAAGATAGGATATAAGTTATAA
- a CDS encoding DUF4390 domain-containing protein has translation MAGLLLFSVVCFVVLWSSVCTGADIVGPEVRLENNELYVTARLALNEKTVQELRNGITKEFIFYIDLFKVWKMWPDEFVLNKTFTKTLKSDPVKTEYVAISRDESTQIRKRFKTLQSMIEWGLTIDNLKLASMRDIEPATYFVRVTVESKIRTLPPVIGYFMIFLPENEFRIKKDSPFFTSGQAR, from the coding sequence ATGGCCGGGCTGCTGCTTTTTTCTGTAGTGTGTTTCGTTGTGCTCTGGAGTTCGGTCTGCACCGGCGCAGATATTGTCGGACCGGAGGTGAGACTGGAAAACAACGAGCTTTATGTGACAGCGAGGCTCGCCCTGAATGAAAAAACCGTGCAGGAATTGCGTAACGGGATAACAAAGGAGTTCATATTCTATATAGACCTTTTCAAGGTCTGGAAGATGTGGCCCGATGAATTCGTCCTTAACAAAACATTTACAAAGACCCTGAAATCCGATCCGGTAAAAACGGAATATGTTGCAATCTCACGCGATGAAAGCACCCAGATCAGGAAAAGATTCAAAACCCTTCAATCAATGATCGAATGGGGGCTTACCATTGACAACCTGAAGCTTGCCAGTATGCGTGATATTGAACCGGCAACATATTTTGTGAGAGTGACGGTTGAATCCAAAATAAGGACGCTTCCGCCTGTAATAGGATATTTCATGATCTTCCTGCCGGAAAATGAATTCAGGATTAAGAAAGACTCTCCGTTCTTCACTTCAGGACAGGCAAGGTGA
- a CDS encoding ATP-binding protein has translation MKKLRFQVALAVAAFLVVVAFVIQLYYMQFGIVPFMTRLTLLLLLNLTVIALLVLMFFVAKSFIKLYIERRHRVLGYKFKTKLVVILVILTLIPATILFLVAGGLITNYMDRWFVPQIKQPLESSIEIAKSVYEIERNRLLLYGKGLRAGKAVKGEYTVTHLSRMPRHPTETVKAAFEGKEGTEVVSGRQGDIIRAVIPEYTHDKQTGVMVIEYLIPAAITENVEEVKDAYEYFLALEAWKLPIKVNYLLILGFFTLLVVFMALWVALRISRGITEPIQQLAQATELVAAGNLDTEIDIKREDEIGLLINSFNHMVRELKEGKETLQSAYLESDRRRLFMENILDNINSGVILLDTNGEVLMISKRACEIINITPEQAINRHYRHLMSQINSKELQNLVSGIEGREFKPVQKEIKAVIGDKKAILLVFITSLKDAQNYIGLLVVFEDLTEVIEAQKALTWQDVARKIAHEIKNPLTPIKLSTERMIKKWERKDTDFDEVFHRSAKTIVKEVDSLKRLVDEFSRFGKMPAMHKTPISLAAIVNEVVNLYRDYKGILMTVSIPDDMPPVELDGEQFRRVLINVFDNAIQALTNSGRIDVSVGFEESLNRSYIEIADNGPGIRDEDKEKLFLPYFSTKKTGTGLGLAIANRIIKEHGGFIRVRDNEPEGTVFTIEIPIKENV, from the coding sequence GTGAAAAAACTCCGCTTTCAGGTCGCGCTGGCCGTCGCGGCTTTTCTGGTCGTTGTTGCATTCGTGATTCAGCTGTATTATATGCAATTCGGTATCGTTCCTTTTATGACAAGACTCACCCTTCTCCTGCTCCTGAATCTGACGGTTATCGCATTGCTTGTTCTCATGTTCTTTGTTGCAAAAAGCTTCATTAAATTGTATATCGAGAGGCGACACAGGGTCCTCGGCTATAAATTCAAGACAAAGCTCGTCGTAATCCTCGTCATCCTTACGCTCATTCCCGCCACCATTTTATTCCTCGTGGCCGGTGGCCTCATTACCAACTACATGGACAGATGGTTCGTGCCGCAGATAAAACAACCGCTGGAAAGCTCGATAGAAATTGCAAAATCCGTGTATGAGATTGAACGAAATCGTCTTCTGTTATATGGAAAAGGGCTCCGCGCAGGCAAAGCCGTCAAGGGAGAATATACCGTCACACATCTCTCCAGAATGCCCAGGCATCCGACAGAAACTGTAAAGGCAGCCTTTGAAGGAAAGGAAGGGACTGAGGTCGTATCCGGAAGACAGGGCGATATCATCCGGGCGGTCATCCCTGAATATACGCATGACAAACAGACCGGGGTAATGGTGATTGAATACCTGATCCCCGCAGCAATTACCGAAAATGTCGAGGAAGTAAAAGATGCGTATGAGTATTTCCTTGCCCTGGAAGCGTGGAAATTGCCGATCAAGGTTAATTACCTCCTGATTCTCGGTTTTTTTACCCTGCTGGTCGTCTTCATGGCGCTCTGGGTGGCACTCAGGATATCCAGAGGGATAACAGAACCCATACAGCAGCTTGCGCAGGCAACTGAGCTCGTTGCTGCCGGCAATCTTGATACGGAAATAGACATCAAGCGGGAAGATGAGATCGGGCTGCTGATAAATTCCTTCAATCATATGGTGAGAGAACTGAAAGAAGGCAAGGAAACGCTCCAGTCGGCATACCTTGAATCAGACAGGCGAAGGCTGTTCATGGAAAACATCCTCGATAATATAAACTCCGGGGTCATTCTGCTCGATACAAACGGAGAAGTCCTGATGATAAGCAAGCGTGCATGTGAAATCATCAACATCACGCCGGAACAGGCAATCAACAGGCATTACCGGCACCTCATGTCTCAGATCAATTCGAAGGAACTGCAGAACCTTGTCAGCGGGATAGAAGGCCGGGAATTCAAACCCGTGCAGAAGGAAATAAAAGCGGTCATCGGCGACAAAAAGGCCATACTCCTTGTCTTTATCACAAGCCTGAAGGATGCACAGAACTATATCGGCCTTCTCGTGGTATTCGAGGATCTCACAGAGGTCATAGAGGCACAAAAGGCGCTTACGTGGCAGGATGTCGCAAGGAAAATAGCTCATGAGATAAAAAATCCCCTGACCCCGATAAAACTTTCCACAGAACGCATGATAAAGAAATGGGAGCGGAAAGATACTGACTTTGACGAGGTGTTTCACCGGTCGGCAAAAACAATCGTGAAAGAGGTCGACAGCCTGAAACGGCTTGTTGACGAATTTTCGAGATTCGGCAAGATGCCCGCAATGCATAAGACTCCGATATCATTGGCAGCTATCGTGAACGAAGTGGTCAACCTCTACAGGGACTATAAGGGCATCCTGATGACAGTATCTATTCCTGATGATATGCCGCCGGTCGAACTGGATGGCGAGCAGTTCAGGAGGGTACTGATAAATGTATTTGACAATGCAATTCAGGCCCTCACAAACAGCGGCAGAATCGATGTATCGGTCGGATTCGAAGAATCCCTGAACAGGTCGTATATTGAAATAGCGGACAATGGTCCCGGCATCAGGGACGAGGACAAGGAAAAACTGTTTCTTCCCTATTTCTCGACAAAAAAAACCGGCACCGGCCTCGGCCTTGCAATAGCAAACAGGATAATAAAGGAACACGGAGGGTTCATTCGGGTGAGAGACAATGAACCAGAAGGGACTGTTTTTACCATAGAGATACCCATAAAGGAGAATGTATGA